A single region of the Kocuria rosea genome encodes:
- a CDS encoding VIT1/CCC1 transporter family protein has product MTPAPDAHAPTPRGDPARPARPERGQIRRWRKYLAEERAEARIYSLLAARSTGREQEILHQVAEAEQRHAEHWVRLLGPHAEAEARPSLYSRLLIFLATHFGSVFVLALIQRAESRSPYDREEDASDAMAADEAVHEEIIRALATEGRHKLSGNFRAAVFGANDGLVSNLALVMGVGATGTSPGMVLFAGIAGLLAGALSMGAGEFVSVRSQRELLDASQPTQVTLHVAPNLDLDANELVLIYRARGMSEEAAEHRAAERLGFFECDCDPSRSFRDTVEDEPAPHSTVALGTDLGAAASSFCFFASGAIIPILPYLAGLTGVPAMLVALVLVGLALLVTGGLVGLLSGASPWKRGLRQLAIGYGAALATYLLGLLFNTSVA; this is encoded by the coding sequence ATGACACCCGCACCCGACGCCCACGCCCCCACGCCCCGGGGAGACCCCGCCCGCCCGGCCCGGCCCGAGCGCGGACAGATCCGCCGCTGGCGCAAGTACCTCGCGGAGGAGCGCGCCGAGGCGCGGATCTACAGCCTCCTCGCCGCCCGCAGCACCGGCCGGGAGCAGGAGATCCTGCACCAGGTCGCCGAGGCCGAGCAGCGCCACGCCGAGCACTGGGTCCGGCTGCTCGGCCCCCACGCGGAGGCCGAGGCCCGGCCGTCCCTGTACTCCCGGCTGCTGATCTTCCTCGCCACGCACTTCGGCTCCGTCTTCGTCCTGGCCCTGATCCAGCGCGCCGAGAGCCGCTCCCCCTACGACCGGGAGGAGGACGCGTCCGACGCCATGGCGGCCGACGAGGCGGTGCACGAGGAGATCATCCGCGCCCTCGCCACCGAGGGCCGGCACAAGCTCTCCGGCAACTTCCGGGCAGCGGTCTTCGGCGCCAACGACGGCCTCGTGTCCAACCTCGCGCTGGTCATGGGCGTGGGCGCCACCGGCACCTCCCCCGGGATGGTGCTCTTCGCGGGCATCGCCGGCCTGCTCGCGGGGGCGCTGTCCATGGGGGCCGGGGAGTTCGTGTCCGTGCGCTCGCAGCGCGAGCTGCTCGACGCCTCCCAGCCGACCCAGGTGACGCTGCACGTGGCGCCGAACCTGGACCTGGACGCCAACGAGCTCGTGCTGATCTACCGGGCGAGGGGCATGAGCGAGGAGGCCGCCGAGCACCGTGCGGCGGAGCGGCTGGGCTTCTTCGAGTGCGACTGCGATCCCTCCCGGTCGTTCCGCGACACCGTCGAGGACGAGCCGGCGCCGCACTCCACCGTGGCCCTCGGCACCGACCTGGGGGCCGCGGCGTCGAGCTTCTGCTTCTTCGCCTCCGGCGCGATCATCCCGATCCTGCCGTACCTGGCGGGCCTCACCGGGGTCCCCGCGATGCTCGTGGCCCTCGTCCTCGTGGGGCTCGCCCTGCTGGTGACGGGCGGCCTGGTCGGGCTGCTCTCCGGGGCCTCACCCTGGAAGCGCGGGCTGCGCCAGCTGGCCATCGGCTACGGCGCCGCCCTGGCCACGTATCTCCTCGGCCTGCTCTTCAACACGAGCGTCGCCTGA